From Lysinibacillus sp. SGAir0095, the proteins below share one genomic window:
- a CDS encoding folylpolyglutamate synthase/dihydrofolate synthase family protein: protein MIPRLDDYKKKWAVESDVSIKPGLGAMKEALQLLQNPEKNCSFVHVAGTNGKGSTIAFLEQLARKHGLIVGKFMSPCIVDVHDQLQINRNPISEQEMDGLFIQLKEAGLSGKLTDFELLTCAAFLYFSQQEVDLVLLETGMGGREDSTNVITPVVSVITSIALEHTKFLGPTIQSIAKHKAGIIKQDIPVVVGRLPIDAYTVIENEVYDKQADLISLGNQFEVSIENTYDLYTNDEKGLVINNLSRILPGSHQADNMAIAITAFFEIAEYFKLEIDVDKIRNAVLAASLPGRFEEVLPNVYFDGAHNPASAEKLVQTIKQQFPDERIRFVVGVLADKDVKSVLQQLEQVSDEFYFVDFENKRAMTSKEMLALSTASQATVLKDYTAFLKTASSKSGKTFVTGSLYLLTEMRERLLLK from the coding sequence ATGATTCCTAGATTAGATGATTATAAGAAAAAGTGGGCAGTTGAAAGTGATGTATCGATAAAACCAGGTCTGGGTGCCATGAAGGAAGCACTTCAATTGTTACAGAACCCTGAAAAAAATTGTTCTTTCGTGCATGTTGCCGGGACAAATGGAAAGGGTTCAACAATTGCATTTCTAGAACAATTAGCGAGAAAGCACGGTTTAATTGTAGGGAAATTTATGTCTCCATGTATAGTCGATGTCCATGATCAGCTACAAATTAATAGGAACCCAATCTCGGAACAAGAAATGGATGGGCTTTTTATACAGCTAAAAGAAGCGGGTCTAAGCGGAAAATTAACGGATTTCGAGTTATTAACTTGTGCTGCTTTTCTTTATTTTTCTCAGCAAGAGGTTGATCTAGTGTTATTGGAAACTGGCATGGGGGGGCGTGAGGACAGTACAAATGTGATTACCCCGGTTGTTTCCGTCATCACAAGTATTGCTCTGGAGCATACAAAATTTCTGGGCCCAACAATTCAGAGTATTGCCAAGCACAAAGCAGGAATTATTAAACAGGATATCCCCGTCGTTGTGGGGAGATTACCGATAGATGCATACACTGTAATTGAAAATGAAGTCTATGACAAACAAGCAGATTTAATTTCACTTGGAAATCAATTTGAAGTCTCAATTGAAAATACATATGATCTGTATACAAACGATGAAAAAGGGTTGGTAATAAATAACTTATCTCGAATATTACCGGGAAGTCACCAAGCTGATAATATGGCTATAGCAATCACTGCATTTTTTGAAATAGCCGAGTACTTTAAACTAGAAATTGATGTAGACAAAATTCGAAATGCTGTTCTTGCAGCAAGTTTACCTGGGCGTTTTGAAGAAGTTTTACCGAATGTTTATTTTGATGGTGCGCATAACCCTGCAAGTGCGGAGAAACTTGTTCAAACCATTAAGCAACAGTTTCCAGACGAGCGGATTCGATTTGTCGTGGGAGTATTAGCCGACAAGGATGTAAAGTCAGTTCTTCAGCAATTGGAGCAAGTAAGTGATGAATTTTACTTTGTTGACTTTGAAAATAAGCGAGCCATGACTTCAAAAGAAATGCTTGCACTATCAACAGCCTCACAAGCAACAGTGTTGAAGGATTATACTGCATTTCTTAAAACAGCAAGTTCAAAATCCGGTAAGACCTTTGTAACAGGCTCACTATATTTACTAACCGAGATGAGAGAGCGATTATTATTAAAATAA
- the hemB gene encoding porphobilinogen synthase: protein MTELNFRRHRRLRSSQAMRSMIKETYLHKEDLIYPIFVMEGENIKNPVSSMPGVFQFSLDTLNAEVDEVVELGIPAVIVFGLPAEKDAVGTGAFHDHGIVQEATRQIKERHPELIVIADTCLCEFTDHGHCGVVEGEKILNDASLDVLGRTAVSQAKAGADIIAPSNMMDGFVSAIRVALDEAGFEDVPIMSYAVKYASAYYGPFREAADGAPQFGDRKTYQMDPANRLEAFREAESDIEEGADFLIIKPALSYLDIIRDVRNNYTLPIVAYNVSGEYAMIKAAAQNGWIEEKPVVMETLLGMKRAGADMILTYHAKDVARWLEGK, encoded by the coding sequence ATGACAGAACTTAATTTCAGAAGACATCGCCGTCTTCGTTCATCACAAGCTATGCGATCAATGATTAAAGAAACTTATTTGCACAAAGAAGACTTAATCTATCCGATTTTTGTAATGGAAGGCGAAAACATTAAAAATCCAGTAAGTTCTATGCCTGGTGTTTTCCAATTTTCTTTAGATACTTTAAATGCTGAAGTAGATGAAGTAGTAGAGTTAGGAATTCCTGCAGTGATTGTATTCGGTTTGCCGGCTGAAAAGGATGCAGTTGGTACTGGTGCTTTCCATGACCATGGAATCGTTCAAGAAGCTACTCGTCAAATTAAAGAGCGTCATCCAGAGTTAATCGTGATTGCAGATACATGTCTATGTGAATTCACGGATCATGGCCACTGTGGAGTTGTAGAAGGAGAGAAAATCTTAAATGATGCTTCTCTTGATGTATTAGGTCGAACTGCCGTTTCTCAAGCTAAAGCAGGTGCAGATATTATTGCACCATCTAACATGATGGATGGTTTCGTTTCAGCAATTCGAGTTGCATTAGATGAAGCTGGTTTTGAAGATGTTCCGATTATGTCTTATGCTGTAAAATATGCTTCTGCTTACTACGGTCCATTCCGTGAAGCAGCAGATGGTGCCCCTCAATTTGGTGATCGTAAAACGTATCAAATGGACCCAGCTAATCGATTAGAAGCATTCCGTGAAGCGGAGTCTGATATTGAAGAAGGTGCAGATTTCTTAATTATCAAGCCGGCATTATCATACTTAGATATCATTCGAGATGTTCGAAATAACTACACATTACCAATCGTTGCTTATAACGTATCTGGAGAGTATGCTATGATCAAAGCGGCTGCACAAAATGGTTGGATCGAAGAAAAACCAGTTGTAATGGAAACTTTACTAGGTATGAAGCGAGCTGGAGCCGACATGATTCTAACTTATCATGCAAAAGATGTTGCTCGCTGGTTGGAGGGTAAATAA
- a CDS encoding nucleoside triphosphate pyrophosphatase, whose amino-acid sequence MNFKTNQHLVLASASPRRKELFSKLGVPFEVIASDVEETSVQAKTMDEYVQEVALLKARDVATKGKGKTIIGADTVVVFEDTLLHKPKDKEEAISHLTRLSENAHQVMTAVVIIQPDGREDVFVEKTKVFFKKLKRELIESYIETGDPFDKAGGYGIQTDGVLFVDHIVGDYNNVVGLPLASLFEKLLALNILKL is encoded by the coding sequence ATGAATTTTAAAACGAATCAGCATCTTGTTTTAGCATCTGCATCACCTAGAAGAAAGGAACTCTTTTCAAAATTAGGTGTTCCCTTTGAAGTAATCGCAAGTGATGTAGAGGAAACGTCTGTACAAGCTAAAACAATGGATGAATATGTACAAGAAGTAGCGTTATTAAAAGCACGTGATGTAGCAACAAAAGGGAAGGGCAAAACAATCATTGGTGCAGATACTGTAGTTGTCTTTGAAGACACATTACTACATAAGCCAAAAGATAAAGAAGAAGCAATCTCACACTTAACTAGACTCTCAGAAAACGCTCATCAAGTAATGACTGCGGTTGTCATTATTCAACCGGATGGTAGAGAAGACGTATTTGTAGAGAAAACAAAAGTATTCTTTAAAAAATTAAAAAGAGAACTAATTGAAAGCTATATCGAGACTGGTGATCCATTTGACAAAGCAGGAGGCTATGGAATCCAAACAGATGGCGTTCTCTTTGTTGATCATATCGTTGGTGATTATAACAATGTCGTCGGATTACCATTAGCAAGCCTATTTGAAAAACTACTTGCCTTAAACATTCTAAAATTATAG
- the radC gene encoding DNA repair protein RadC encodes MTIAPFPELMIRDVHVEDRPRERLIRQGAQSLSNQELIAILLRTGTKQESVLTLANRVLNYFEKLHELKHATIEEIMSIKGIGEAKAVQLLAAVELGRRLSQKQVDDRFTIRSPQDAATFLMPEMSSLQQEHFVVLFLNVKNQVMHKQTIFIGSLNSSIVHPREIFREAVKRSAASIICSHNHPSGNATPSPEDIEVTKRLQEAGYIIGIELIDHVIIGDHQYISLKEKGYM; translated from the coding sequence ATGACGATTGCCCCATTTCCCGAGCTTATGATACGTGATGTACATGTAGAGGATCGGCCAAGGGAGAGGTTAATTCGACAAGGAGCGCAAAGTTTATCAAACCAAGAATTAATAGCGATATTATTGCGGACAGGTACGAAGCAGGAGTCTGTGTTAACTCTTGCAAATCGTGTATTGAATTATTTCGAAAAATTACATGAACTGAAACACGCAACGATAGAAGAAATCATGTCGATTAAGGGAATTGGCGAGGCGAAGGCAGTGCAACTTTTAGCTGCTGTTGAGCTAGGTAGAAGATTATCTCAAAAACAAGTCGATGATCGGTTTACCATTCGTTCTCCGCAGGATGCTGCTACTTTTTTAATGCCTGAAATGTCTTCGCTTCAACAGGAACATTTTGTGGTTTTATTTTTAAATGTAAAAAACCAAGTAATGCATAAACAAACGATATTCATAGGAAGTTTAAATTCAAGTATTGTTCATCCGCGCGAAATCTTCCGTGAAGCGGTGAAGCGTTCTGCAGCATCGATTATCTGTTCACATAATCATCCAAGTGGCAATGCAACGCCGAGTCCAGAGGATATTGAAGTAACAAAACGTTTGCAAGAAGCGGGATATATTATAGGGATCGAATTAATTGATCATGTAATTATTGGTGACCATCAATACATTAGCCTAAAAGAAAAAGGATATATGTAA
- the hemL gene encoding glutamate-1-semialdehyde 2,1-aminomutase, whose amino-acid sequence MSYEKSIQAFSEAVNLMPGGVNSPVRAFKSVNTDPIFMESGKGAIIKDIDGNEYIDYVLSWGPLILGHSHPEVVAAIQEQVQKGASFGAPTLLETKLAQIVIDRVPSVEMVRFVSSGTEATMAALRLARGYTGRDIILKFEGSYHGHGDSLLIKAGSGVATLGLPDSPGVPADIAKNTLTVAYNDLEAVQVVFEKFGQQIAGVIVEPVAGNMGVVPPKPGFLEGLRKVTEENGALLIFDEVMTGFRVDYNCAQGYFGVNPDLTCLGKVVGGGLPVGAFAGKREIMEHIAPAGSVYQAGTLSGNPLAMTAGIETLSRLTPESYEHFKKLGDQLEAGIREAATKYNIPHTVNRAGSMIGLFLTNEEVVDFESAKTSDLAMFAEYFKLMAEEGIYLPPSQFEGLFISTAHTEEHIAKTVQAFHNVFAKLAK is encoded by the coding sequence ATGTCATATGAAAAATCTATTCAAGCTTTCTCAGAAGCTGTAAATCTAATGCCTGGTGGGGTAAACAGTCCAGTTCGTGCATTTAAATCTGTTAATACCGACCCAATCTTCATGGAATCAGGTAAGGGAGCCATTATTAAAGATATCGATGGCAATGAATACATTGACTACGTACTAAGCTGGGGACCTCTTATTTTGGGTCACTCACATCCGGAAGTGGTAGCAGCAATTCAAGAACAAGTTCAAAAAGGGGCGTCATTTGGTGCACCAACTCTTTTGGAAACTAAATTAGCTCAAATCGTAATTGACCGTGTACCTTCAGTTGAAATGGTTCGTTTTGTTTCATCAGGAACAGAAGCTACAATGGCAGCATTACGTCTAGCACGCGGGTATACAGGAAGAGACATCATTTTAAAATTTGAAGGTTCTTACCATGGTCATGGTGATTCATTATTAATCAAGGCCGGTTCAGGTGTTGCTACTCTTGGTTTACCAGACAGCCCTGGGGTACCAGCTGATATTGCCAAAAACACATTGACTGTTGCTTATAATGATTTAGAAGCCGTACAAGTTGTATTTGAAAAATTTGGTCAGCAAATTGCCGGAGTAATTGTTGAACCAGTTGCAGGGAACATGGGTGTTGTTCCTCCAAAACCAGGCTTTTTAGAAGGATTACGTAAAGTAACAGAAGAAAACGGTGCACTTCTTATTTTTGACGAAGTAATGACTGGCTTCCGTGTAGATTACAATTGTGCTCAAGGCTACTTTGGCGTAAACCCTGATTTAACATGCTTAGGTAAAGTAGTAGGAGGCGGCCTTCCAGTAGGCGCATTCGCAGGGAAACGTGAGATTATGGAACATATTGCTCCAGCTGGTTCAGTTTATCAAGCAGGGACATTATCGGGTAATCCACTAGCTATGACAGCAGGTATTGAAACATTATCGCGTTTAACTCCTGAATCCTATGAGCATTTCAAAAAGCTTGGAGATCAATTAGAGGCTGGTATTCGTGAAGCTGCAACGAAATACAATATTCCACATACAGTTAACCGTGCTGGATCAATGATTGGTTTATTCTTAACAAACGAAGAAGTGGTAGACTTTGAATCTGCAAAAACATCCGATTTAGCCATGTTTGCTGAATACTTTAAGTTAATGGCTGAAGAAGGAATCTATCTACCACCTTCACAATTTGAAGGATTATTTATCTCGACAGCACATACTGAAGAGCATATTGCCAAAACAGTTCAAGCATTCCACAATGTATTCGCTAAACTAGCAAAATAA
- a CDS encoding folylpolyglutamate synthase/dihydrofolate synthase family protein, which translates to MFHSIDECTEFIFNLRASTYKGEPLEAVRKILLELDNPHEKVKFIHFAGSNGKGSTLNATREILMQHGLRVGAFISPHLERVNERITINHQQITDAHFLSCANRVDDVIQNQLDGQYPSFFEIMTVIACLYFANANIDIALMETGIGGRIDSTNVITPAVSVITTISLEHIEILGDTIEKIAIEKAGIIKKEKPVVVGVKQLEAKKVIYQKATECQSECYFLNEEIEIESLKKGSPQYFNFSFGNYQMKEIPLAMQGEHQINNAALAIAASLLFDMSIQEATIKKALQKAKWEGRFENVSERIILDGAHNSEGTISLIHTLKEVYPTKKYKFIYAALQDKDHELSIQLMDEVAASMSFTQINLPRATKADVLASKSKHPTIHINDNWQQLIENEMKSLQSDELLIITGSLYFIAEVRKKLVEKVDKYDS; encoded by the coding sequence ATGTTTCATTCGATTGATGAATGTACCGAATTTATTTTTAACTTAAGGGCAAGTACATATAAAGGCGAGCCACTTGAAGCAGTACGAAAAATATTATTGGAATTGGACAACCCTCATGAAAAAGTCAAATTTATTCATTTTGCTGGTTCAAATGGGAAGGGTTCCACGTTGAATGCCACGCGTGAAATTCTAATGCAGCATGGTCTGCGTGTTGGGGCCTTTATCTCTCCTCATTTAGAGCGGGTCAATGAACGAATAACAATTAATCACCAACAGATCACAGATGCACATTTTTTAAGCTGTGCTAACAGGGTAGATGACGTCATTCAAAATCAATTGGATGGACAATATCCAAGCTTTTTTGAAATTATGACAGTGATTGCGTGCTTATATTTTGCGAATGCGAATATCGATATCGCCTTAATGGAAACGGGAATTGGTGGACGAATCGACTCTACGAATGTTATTACACCTGCTGTTTCAGTGATTACAACAATATCGCTGGAACATATAGAGATTTTAGGAGACACGATTGAAAAAATAGCTATCGAAAAAGCAGGAATCATAAAAAAAGAAAAACCAGTAGTGGTGGGAGTTAAACAATTAGAAGCAAAGAAAGTAATTTATCAAAAAGCAACTGAATGTCAATCAGAGTGCTACTTCTTAAATGAAGAGATTGAGATAGAAAGTTTAAAGAAAGGATCCCCTCAGTATTTCAATTTCTCTTTTGGGAATTATCAAATGAAAGAAATTCCCTTAGCAATGCAAGGAGAACATCAAATCAACAATGCTGCACTTGCTATTGCAGCTTCATTATTATTTGATATGTCCATACAAGAAGCGACTATCAAAAAAGCATTACAAAAGGCAAAGTGGGAAGGGCGTTTTGAGAATGTGAGTGAACGGATTATACTGGATGGTGCCCATAATTCGGAAGGGACGATTAGCTTAATTCATACTTTGAAGGAAGTATATCCAACTAAAAAATATAAATTTATTTATGCTGCGCTCCAAGATAAAGACCATGAGCTAAGTATACAATTGATGGATGAAGTTGCAGCTTCGATGAGCTTTACTCAAATTAATTTGCCAAGAGCGACGAAAGCAGATGTACTAGCATCCAAATCAAAGCATCCCACTATACATATCAATGACAATTGGCAGCAGTTGATCGAAAATGAAATGAAATCCTTGCAGTCAGATGAATTATTAATCATCACAGGCTCTTTATATTTCATTGCAGAAGTGCGCAAAAAACTAGTAGAAAAGGTAGATAAGTATGATTCCTAG
- a CDS encoding rod shape-determining protein — protein sequence MFGLGNKDVGIDLGTANTLVFIKGKGIVLREPSVVAKNTKTGDIVAVGNDAKNMIGRTPGSIVAIRPMKDGVIADFDITTSMIQYYLKQALKNSGSNWKKPNVMICVPYGITSVEQRAVIDASRQAGAKEAFTIEEPFAAAIGADLPVWDPTGSMVVDIGGGTTEVAVISLGGIVTSESVRIGGDAMDQSIISYIRKTYNLTIGERTAEKIKIEIGTARVDDSNEKMEIRGRDLLTGLPKTIEITAEEISDSLKEAISAIIDGVKKTLEQTPPELSADVMERGIVLTGGGALLRNLDKVISDETNMPVFIAENPLDCVAIGTGKALDHIDLVRSQQMKG from the coding sequence TTGTTTGGATTAGGAAATAAGGATGTCGGGATTGATCTTGGCACAGCGAATACATTAGTTTTCATTAAAGGAAAAGGGATTGTATTACGAGAACCTTCAGTAGTTGCTAAAAATACTAAAACTGGGGACATTGTTGCTGTTGGTAACGATGCAAAAAATATGATTGGCCGTACACCTGGGTCAATTGTTGCCATTAGACCGATGAAAGATGGTGTTATTGCTGACTTTGATATTACAACATCAATGATTCAGTATTATTTAAAACAAGCTCTAAAAAATTCAGGTTCAAACTGGAAAAAGCCGAATGTTATGATTTGTGTACCATATGGTATTACATCGGTAGAACAACGTGCCGTAATCGATGCTTCTAGACAAGCAGGTGCAAAAGAAGCCTTTACAATTGAAGAGCCATTCGCAGCGGCGATTGGGGCAGACTTACCTGTATGGGATCCAACTGGTTCAATGGTTGTTGATATCGGTGGTGGTACAACAGAGGTAGCGGTCATTTCGTTAGGTGGTATCGTAACAAGTGAATCGGTACGTATCGGGGGAGATGCAATGGACCAATCCATCATCAGCTATATCCGTAAAACGTATAACTTGACTATCGGTGAACGTACTGCAGAAAAAATCAAAATCGAAATCGGTACAGCCCGTGTAGATGATAGCAACGAAAAAATGGAAATCCGCGGACGTGATTTGCTAACTGGATTACCAAAAACTATTGAAATCACTGCTGAAGAAATTTCGGATTCTTTAAAAGAGGCAATTTCAGCAATTATAGATGGAGTGAAAAAAACATTAGAACAAACACCTCCAGAGCTTTCCGCGGACGTTATGGAAAGAGGCATTGTTCTAACTGGCGGTGGGGCACTTCTACGCAACCTAGACAAAGTCATCAGTGACGAAACAAACATGCCTGTATTTATCGCAGAAAATCCACTAGATTGTGTGGCTATTGGAACAGGTAAAGCATTAGACCATATCGATTTAGTTCGTTCTCAACAGATGAAAGGGTAA
- a CDS encoding valine--tRNA ligase, with protein sequence MTEQQNLSMPTKYDPQSIETGRYEWWLQGKFFEAQPESGKQPYSIVIPPPNVTGKLHLGHAWDTTLQDILIRMKRMQGYDALWLPGMDHAGIATQAKVEEKLRADGISRYDLGREKFLEKTWEWKGEYASHIRAQWAKLGLALDYSRERFTLDEGLSDAVKEVFVKLYEKDLIYRGERIINWDPAAKTALSDIEVIHKEVEGAFYHMEYPLADGSGKLRVATTRPETMLGDSGVAVHPEDERYKHLIGKTVILPIVGREIPIVADTYVDMEFGTGVVKMTPAHDPNDFEVGNRHNLERILVMNEDGTMNDLAGKYAGMDRFECRKQIVADMQEAGVLVEIEPHVHQVGHSERSGAVVEPYLSAQWFVKMGPLAEEALAMQTQEDEKVNFVPNRFENTYNRWMENIHDWCISRQLWWGHQIPAWYHNETGEIYVGKDAPSDASNWTQDEDVLDTWFSSALWPFSTMGWPDLENEEFKRYYPTSTLVTGYDIIFFWVSRMIFQGKEFTGERPFKDVLIHGLVRDGEGRKMSKSLGNGVDPMDVIDQFGADALRYFLATGSSPGQDLRYTTEKVESVWNFANKIWNASRFALMNMEGLKFEEIDLTSDLNVADKWILTRLNETIERVTALSDKYEFGEVGRELYNFIWDDFCSWYIEMAKLPLYSEDEIAKKTTRSVLAYVLDNTMRLLHPMMPFITEEIWQHLPHEGDSITVAAWPTVKEEFNFTQDAESMKLLTEIIRSVRNIRAEVNTPMSKKVPLTISANDEAIASILETNKAYIEKFCNPENLTIGVAMEAPAQSMTAVVTGAEIYLPLAGLINLEEEISRLEKELEKWAKEVKLVNGKLSNEKFVSKAPESLVAKEREKLAEYQEKHEAVEKRLAELNNM encoded by the coding sequence ATGACAGAACAACAAAACCTATCTATGCCAACAAAATATGATCCGCAAAGTATTGAAACTGGACGCTATGAGTGGTGGCTACAGGGGAAATTTTTCGAAGCACAGCCTGAAAGCGGGAAGCAACCATATTCCATCGTAATTCCGCCTCCAAACGTTACAGGTAAATTACACTTAGGCCACGCATGGGATACAACATTACAAGATATTTTAATTCGTATGAAACGTATGCAGGGGTATGATGCTCTTTGGTTGCCAGGTATGGACCATGCGGGAATTGCGACACAAGCAAAAGTAGAGGAAAAATTACGTGCAGACGGAATTTCAAGATACGATCTTGGACGAGAAAAATTCCTTGAAAAAACTTGGGAATGGAAGGGTGAATATGCTAGCCATATCCGTGCACAATGGGCAAAGCTAGGTTTAGCATTAGACTATTCCCGTGAACGCTTTACTTTAGATGAAGGCTTATCTGATGCGGTCAAAGAAGTATTCGTAAAGTTATATGAAAAAGATTTAATTTACCGTGGTGAACGCATTATCAACTGGGACCCAGCAGCCAAAACCGCGTTATCAGACATCGAGGTTATCCATAAAGAAGTAGAGGGTGCTTTCTACCATATGGAGTATCCATTAGCAGATGGTTCAGGGAAATTACGTGTTGCCACAACCCGCCCAGAAACGATGCTTGGGGACTCTGGCGTTGCCGTACACCCGGAAGACGAACGTTACAAACATTTAATCGGGAAAACAGTAATTCTTCCAATCGTTGGTCGTGAAATTCCAATCGTTGCAGATACTTATGTTGACATGGAATTCGGAACTGGGGTTGTTAAAATGACGCCTGCTCATGATCCTAACGACTTTGAGGTTGGTAACCGCCATAACTTGGAACGTATTCTTGTTATGAATGAAGATGGAACTATGAATGATCTTGCTGGGAAATATGCTGGTATGGATCGCTTTGAATGCCGTAAACAAATTGTCGCAGACATGCAAGAAGCAGGCGTTTTAGTTGAAATTGAACCACATGTTCACCAAGTTGGTCATTCAGAACGATCAGGTGCTGTAGTTGAACCTTACCTTTCAGCACAATGGTTTGTTAAGATGGGTCCTCTTGCCGAAGAAGCACTAGCCATGCAAACACAAGAAGACGAAAAAGTAAATTTTGTACCAAATCGTTTTGAAAACACGTATAACCGTTGGATGGAAAATATCCATGACTGGTGTATTTCTCGTCAATTATGGTGGGGTCACCAAATTCCTGCTTGGTATCATAACGAAACTGGTGAAATCTATGTAGGAAAAGATGCACCTAGTGACGCAAGCAACTGGACACAAGATGAAGATGTATTAGATACTTGGTTTTCTTCAGCTTTATGGCCGTTTTCAACAATGGGCTGGCCAGATCTTGAGAATGAAGAATTTAAACGTTATTATCCAACAAGCACATTAGTAACTGGTTACGATATTATCTTCTTCTGGGTATCTCGCATGATTTTCCAAGGAAAAGAATTTACTGGCGAACGTCCATTTAAAGATGTATTAATTCACGGTTTAGTTCGTGACGGTGAAGGACGCAAAATGAGCAAATCCCTTGGTAATGGTGTTGACCCTATGGATGTAATTGACCAATTTGGTGCAGATGCACTTCGTTACTTCTTAGCAACAGGTTCATCACCTGGTCAAGATTTACGTTACACTACTGAAAAAGTAGAGTCCGTGTGGAACTTTGCCAATAAAATCTGGAATGCTTCACGTTTTGCCCTTATGAATATGGAAGGATTGAAATTTGAAGAAATCGATTTAACTAGTGATTTAAATGTTGCAGATAAATGGATTCTAACTCGTTTGAATGAAACAATTGAGCGTGTAACAGCTTTATCAGATAAATATGAGTTCGGTGAAGTTGGCCGTGAACTTTATAACTTTATCTGGGATGACTTCTGTTCTTGGTATATTGAAATGGCGAAACTTCCTTTATACAGTGAAGATGAAATTGCTAAGAAAACAACTCGCTCTGTATTGGCATATGTTTTAGATAACACAATGCGATTACTTCACCCAATGATGCCATTCATTACTGAAGAAATCTGGCAACACCTTCCTCATGAAGGGGACTCGATTACCGTTGCGGCATGGCCAACTGTCAAAGAAGAATTCAACTTTACACAAGATGCAGAAAGCATGAAGCTTTTAACAGAGATCATCCGCTCTGTACGTAATATCCGTGCGGAAGTAAATACGCCGATGAGTAAGAAGGTGCCGTTAACAATTTCGGCGAACGATGAAGCAATTGCCAGCATTTTAGAAACTAACAAAGCCTACATCGAAAAATTTTGTAACCCAGAAAACCTCACGATCGGTGTAGCGATGGAAGCACCTGCTCAATCGATGACAGCGGTTGTAACAGGGGCAGAAATTTACTTACCACTTGCAGGTTTAATTAATCTAGAAGAAGAAATTTCTCGTTTGGAAAAAGAACTTGAAAAGTGGGCAAAAGAAGTAAAGCTTGTGAATGGTAAACTTTCAAACGAAAAATTTGTTTCGAAAGCACCTGAAAGTTTAGTTGCTAAAGAACGTGAAAAACTAGCGGAGTATCAAGAGAAACACGAAGCAGTTGAAAAACGCTTAGCAGAACTGAACAATATGTAA
- a CDS encoding uroporphyrinogen-III synthase, translated as MLNPLSGKTVVVTGSSKTTTVLFEIEALGAEAYSYPLIETAEIIEQDDQVKLEQAKNFDWLIFTSQNAVEAFCTKIKRHQLNTSHFNGKIAAVGSKTAELLKSYHFDVSFTPTVFSADVFVNEFPKIAGNNPSCMFLRGSKAKDTLRVGLPFELVEWTVYETQDNLSAIEPFIQLVKSRNQPIIIFASPSAVDVFALHIAPVIGWGKAKYASIGHITAARIEYYGAQVTYKPADYTMLAVIEEIRMREENRHDRT; from the coding sequence ATGCTTAATCCACTTAGTGGGAAAACAGTTGTTGTCACAGGCTCTTCTAAAACAACGACTGTCCTTTTTGAAATCGAAGCATTAGGCGCGGAAGCTTATTCCTATCCACTTATCGAAACGGCTGAAATAATTGAACAAGATGATCAGGTGAAATTAGAGCAAGCGAAAAATTTTGATTGGTTAATCTTTACGAGTCAAAATGCTGTTGAAGCCTTTTGCACAAAAATCAAGCGTCATCAGTTGAATACTTCCCACTTTAATGGGAAAATTGCCGCAGTGGGTTCTAAGACAGCTGAATTACTGAAGAGCTATCATTTCGATGTAAGCTTTACTCCAACTGTTTTCAGTGCCGATGTATTTGTAAATGAGTTTCCGAAAATAGCGGGGAATAATCCAAGCTGTATGTTCTTAAGAGGAAGTAAAGCTAAAGACACATTACGAGTTGGGCTACCGTTCGAACTAGTTGAATGGACTGTATATGAAACACAAGATAATTTATCTGCGATTGAGCCGTTCATTCAGTTAGTTAAATCTAGAAACCAACCTATTATTATTTTTGCAAGTCCATCTGCTGTGGATGTCTTTGCATTGCATATTGCTCCTGTTATTGGATGGGGAAAAGCTAAATATGCAAGTATTGGTCATATTACAGCAGCGAGAATTGAGTATTATGGAGCTCAAGTTACATATAAGCCTGCTGACTATACAATGTTGGCAGTTATAGAGGAAATTCGAATGAGAGAGGAAAATAGACATGACAGAACTTAA